From the Ciconia boyciana chromosome 24, ASM3463844v1, whole genome shotgun sequence genome, one window contains:
- the FKBP8 gene encoding peptidyl-prolyl cis-trans isomerase FKBP8: MASSGEEPRSGSPGRAGTGTEPSLTADAAQLDTAEDFEVLEEEEEDEDEDLSELPPLEDVGRPPAPLREDTQPSEQGGGEAAEDPQEWFDVLGSGLLKKKTLVPGQGVDTRPRKGQDVTVRLKATLEDGSVVEENPALTFTLGDCDVLQALDLCVQLLEMGETALIMSDAKYCYGAQGRSPDIPPNAALTLEVELLAARDGPDLELLSGKEKIELANRKRERGNFFYQQADYVLAINSYDIALKVIGSSSKVDFSPDEEAELLDVKVKCLNNLAASQLKLDHYEAALKSCNLVLEHQPGNIKALFRKGKVLAQQGEYREAIPILKAALKLEPSNKTIHAELSKLVKKHADQKNVETEMYRKMLGNPSAAGAPGKCKDKLPWSIPWKWLFGATAIALGGVALSVVIAARN, translated from the exons ATGGCCTCCAGCGGGGAGGAACCGAGGAGCGGctccccgggccgggcaggCACCGGCACCGAGCCGTCGCTGACGGCCGACGCCGCTCAGCTGGACACGGCAGAGGATTTCGAGGtcctggaagaggaggaggaggatgaggacgAGGACCTGAGTGAGCTGCCCCCGCTGGAGGACGTGGGCAggccgccggccccgctgcgggAGGACACCCAGCCCTcggagcagggtgggggggaagcgGCTGAGGACCCCCAGGAGTGGTTTGACGTTTTGG GGAGCGGCTTGCTCAAGAAGAAGACGCTGGTGCCGGGCCAGGGGGTGGACACCCGTCCCCGCAAGGGCCAGGACGTGACCGTCCGCctgaaggccacgctggaggATGGCAGCGTGGTGGAGGAGAACCCTGCCCTCACCTTCACGCTGGGGGACTGTGACGTGTTGCAG GCTCTGGACCTGTGCGTGCAGCTCCTGGAAATGGGGGAGACGGCTTTGATTATGTCAGATGCAAAGTATTGCTACGGTGCTCAGGGCAG GAGTCCTGACATCCCACCCAACGCAGCCCTCACCCTGGAGGTAGAGTTGCTGGCAGCTCGGGATGGACCAGACCTGGAGCTGCTCAGCGGGAAGGAGAAGATAGAGCTGGCCAACCGCAAGCGGGAGCGTGGCAACTTCTTCTACCAGCAGGCAGATTACGTGCTGGCCATCAACTCCTACGACATCGCCCTCAAAGTCATCGGCTCCAGCTCGAAAG TTGACTTCAGCCCGGATGAGGAGGCTGAGCTGCTGGATGTGAAGGTGAAATGTCTCAACAACCTGGCAGCTTCTCAGCTTAAATTGGACCATTACGAGGCGGCCCTCAAGTCCTGTAACCTCGTCCTGGAGCACCAGCCAGGGAACATCAAGGCTCTCTTCCGAAAGGGCAAG GTCCTGGCTCAGCAGGGCGAGTACAGAGAGGCCATCCCTATCTTAAAGGCGGCGTTGAAGCTGGAGCCTTCAAACAAG ACCATCCACGCTGAGCTCTCCAAGCTGGTGAAGAAGCACGCGGACCAGAAGAACGTGGAGACGGAGATGTACAGGAAGATGCTCGGGAATCCCAGCGCCGCCGGCGCCCCGGGGAAGTGCAAAGACAAGCTGCCCTGG TCCATCCCCTGGAAGTGGCTCTTCGGCGCAACAGCCATCGCGCTCGGCGGCGTGGCCTTGTCCGTGGTCATCGCGGCGAGGAACTAA